A window of Xiphophorus hellerii strain 12219 chromosome 19, Xiphophorus_hellerii-4.1, whole genome shotgun sequence contains these coding sequences:
- the LOC116708417 gene encoding LOW QUALITY PROTEIN: cannabinoid receptor type 1B-like (The sequence of the model RefSeq protein was modified relative to this genomic sequence to represent the inferred CDS: deleted 2 bases in 2 codons) — protein sequence MKLAAHQMAGTAMSALTTGVQYLGSNDASYDDLSVDSGQSKNGFVLGTKEVIFTAIAPVFPTNISGLALGNATAVESVDAPQCAENLADNLECFMILTPSQQLAIVILALTLGTFTVLENFMVLCVILHSQTLRSRPSYHFIGSLAVADLIGSIIFVYSFLDFHVLHRKDSPNVFLFKLAGVIASFTASVGSLFLTAIDRYISIHRPMAYKRIVTKTKAVIAFSMMWTISIVISLLPLLGWNCKRLGSVCSDIFPLIDRRYLMFWIGITSVLVLFIIYAYMFILWKSHHHAVRMLSRTSQRSVIIYTAEGAKVQTVRPEQARMDLRLAKTLVMILVALIICWGPLLAIMVYDLFGKVDDFIKTVFAFCSMLCLLNSTVNPVIYAMRSKDLRRAFRNICHMWRGGSQTLDSSAESDWTSRSMRAAAAAAAAAGRAEKKRGRREKTEAKVSQVRVSGGTESSAAQPV from the exons ATGAAGCTGGCTGCGCACCAGATGGCTGGCACGGCTATGAGCGCGCTCACAACAGGTGTGCAGTACCTGGGCTCCAACGACGCCAGCTACGATGACCTCTCCGTCGACTCTGGCCAATCGAAGAACGGCTTCGTCCTTGGAACTAAGGAGGTGATTTTCACCGCCATTGCTCCGGTTTTTCCCACCAACATCTCGGGATTAGCGCTGGGTAATGCCACCGCAGTGGAGAGCGTCGATGCGCCGCAGTGTGCGGAGAACTTAGCGGACAACCTTGAGTGCTTCATGATCCTCACCCCTAGTCAGCAGCTTGCAATCGTCATCTTGGCGCTCACTTTGGGTACCTTCACTGTGTTGGAGAACTTCATGGTTCTGTGTGTGATCCTCCACTCCCAAACGCTTCGATCTCGGCCTTCTTACCACTTCATCGGCAGCCTGGCTGTGGCCGATCTCATTGGAAGCATCATTTTTGTCTACAGCTTCTTGGACTTCCATGTTCTGCACAGGAAGGATAGCCCTAATGTTTTCCTCTTTAAGCTGGCCGGAGTCATCGCCTCCTTCACGGCCTCTGTCGGGAGT CTCTTCCTCACCGCCATTGACCGCTACATCTCCATCCACAGGCCAATGGCGTACAAGCGTATCGTCACCAAGACGAAGGCCGTGATCGCCTTCAGCATGATGTGGACCATCTCCATCGTCATCTCGTTGCTGCCGTTGCTCGGCTGGAACTGCAAGCGGCTC GGCTCCGTCTGCTCGGACATTTTCCCGCTGATTGACCGGAGGTACCTCATGTTCTGGATTGGGATAACGAGCGTCTTGGTGTTGTTCATCATCTACGCCTACATGTTCATCCTCTGGAAGTCGCACCACCACGCCGTCCGCATGCTGAGCCGGACCTCCCAGAGGAGCGTGATCATCTACACCGCAGAAGGCGCCAAAGTGCAAACGGTGAGGCCCGAGCAAGCCCGGATGGACCTCCGCCTGGCCAAAACGTTGGTCATGATCTTGGTGGCCCTCATCATCTGCTGGGGCCCGCTACTTGCCATCATGGTTTACGACCTCTTCGGGAAGGTGGACGACTTCATCAAGACCGTGTTCGCCTTCTGCAGCATGCTGTGTCTGCTCAACTCCACTGTGAACCCCGTGATCTACGCCATGAGGAGCAAAGACCTGCGCAGGGCCTTCCGCAACATCTGCCACATGTGGCGCGGAGGCTCCCAGACCCTGGACAGCAGCGCCGAGAGCGACTGGACCAGCAGGAGCATGAGagcagccgccgccgccgctgcagcagctggcAGGGCGGAGAAAAAACGCGGCCGTCGTGAGAAAACTGAAGCGAAAGTATCTCAGGTTAGAGTTTCTGGAGGCACGGAGTCTTCTGCAGCACAGCCCGTCTGA